GCTATAAAACCCCTTGGTTTAAAGAGGTCATTGCTCTGGGGTGGGACTTTGCAGGAAGAGTCCGCAAGCCTATGATGTATGTTAATCAAAAAGAAGACTGGGAGCATACCTCTGAGTTATATAAGCGAGCTACCAGTCAACCTATAGGGTTTACTAGCCATATTTGCCGCAGCCAACCTTTAGCATGTACCTTGGTGTTATTTAAAGGAAAAAGCAAAGGCCGACATAGCTTAACGCAACATAACATTGCCCGCCAATCTAAGTGTTCCAAGGTCCATGCAAGAGGTGCTACAGACCCTTGGTTAATTGCCACATCACTTCCTCGCACCAAAAGTTTAGGTAAAAAAATAGTCGCTATTTATCGACTGCGTATGCAAATTGAAGAAGAGTTTAGAGATATCAAAAGCAGTTTATTTGGATTGGGTTTTGAACACCATAAAAGCCGATGTATACACCGCATTGCAGTACTCATCCTTATCGCTACACTTGCCAGTATTCTGGCCAACATTATAGGTCTAGCAATGTTCACGGCTGGTTTACACCGTCGCTATCAAGCGAACACAGTTAAGGTTAGACGAGTATTATCGTTTCACTATTTAGGATTGAGAGGCTTCGTAGATAAGCATTTAAAATTGCTCAGCGAGCAATTTGAAACTGCGGTATTAAATATCAGAACTATGATAGCAGACAATTTTAATGATTGAATATTCGTGGGGATCCCTCAGGGTCGATCCCTCAGGGTCAGAGTAACTTGAAGCTGTTCTTGTGTTATGTGGACAGGCATAGAGCG
Above is a window of Aliiglaciecola sp. LCG003 DNA encoding:
- a CDS encoding IS4 family transposase, giving the protein MNEVVILKKFLRAVTPKMHKVRRASLTSCVSSLLNGAKASVTSMGRGISSSAYEKHRIKQADRLLSNKHIINEQLPIYQAIYTQYTNASSRPIILIDWSDLDTHKGCFLLRASVAFNGRGVAIYQEVHDMSTKEKRCTHKAFLAKLKTIIDDDAKPIIVTDAGYKTPWFKEVIALGWDFAGRVRKPMMYVNQKEDWEHTSELYKRATSQPIGFTSHICRSQPLACTLVLFKGKSKGRHSLTQHNIARQSKCSKVHARGATDPWLIATSLPRTKSLGKKIVAIYRLRMQIEEEFRDIKSSLFGLGFEHHKSRCIHRIAVLILIATLASILANIIGLAMFTAGLHRRYQANTVKVRRVLSFHYLGLRGFVDKHLKLLSEQFETAVLNIRTMIADNFND